The genomic window GTCTGAAGCACATCAATAGATTCAGTCTGTGACAACATTTGGTGATGCCATTACCACACAATTTTCTGAGCTGTGTTGTGCTTTTGTCAAATGATGGGGCTAGAATGGGCCTGGCCAGGCTCTAAACAAGCAtcagctttgttttttgtttgtttgttttttactatatTGAAACATGTCATCATCAACTGCACTGCCTCCATCTAAAATAAGAGGTGGTCCTTATAGTTATTTGCTGCCATCTCCAAATTCTGGGGCAAGGCATCTCCTGTGATTGCCTAAGGCCCTGCTTCTTACCAGTTCTGGCCTATATGCTGTCAGGTTAATGATCTAAACAGGGAACACAATGGACATTCAGGTTTCAATAGTTTTCCCTTTaacaatataataaaacaaaattatttctaattatacattcattttaatatttctggaCAACATTCAACTACTGAACTGGCTATATCTGCCGTTTCCCTCGTGAATAGATAAATAGCATATATACAGGTAATATGATTTTACCCTTTCTAAAAGAGAGCCTTTTAAACACTTTGAAACACAGGAAAAGATGACCATAGAATCACATAGAAGGCAGATCTTTTTGACAAGTACACATTACGCAAAGTGAAAGCTTGCCCTGGAATTTTCTTCTTGACTTGTACAGGTAAATCCAGAGTGCCAATAGGATACTcatatttactatgtttatgtctTTATGATAACTTTATGTTTCTGTTTGATTTGTGGGGGAcagctttttttgagacagtcctaTATAactcatgctggcctcaaactcaatatgTAGCTATTGGTCAGTCAGAGtccttgatcctcctgcatccaactcccaagtactgggattagagaATTAAACTACCATGGCTATTAAATGATTTCCTATGACTGGCAGAGAGAGGTGAGGATTTGACTTTAGGATTGGGCATTTTTCTAATTGTAGCCATAATTTACATAGAATAGAGTCAACAGAGATTCAGGTCTGTCAGTTTTTTATTCAATAGTGGATCtgttaatacatttaaatatctaCAAAAATGTTCAGGGCATATAGGAGAACAGCTGTTTAAGATCTTGactagggccaggcagtggtggcgcacgcctgtaatcccagcacttgggaggcagaagcaggcagatctctgagttggaggccagcctggtctacagagtgagttccaggacagccagggctacacagagaaactccgtctcgaaacaaacaaacaaagatctTGACTAGGGgggtttctgtttttaaaaatattcaataaataggAGTAGATTTATGGGTTTAACATAAACAAGCATGTCTTCTCTAATTTGCCAATGTTATACATAATAATACAAAACATACATTTAAATTTCTTAGAAATGTTTtcctaaaaatatacatattcatcACCAAATGAGCTAGAATTACTTATAACAAATATTTAAGATTATAAAAGCCTAAATTTATATTGAAATAAAAGGTATCATTGTTCTGTTAAATTATGATAAGATATTGTAGTCTTATTTTGATCAGTATTTCTGAGATTTTTAGAAAACTAAAGATCAAATATTCAGAGTATCTCTTGAAGATAATTTCCAAGTAAGATAGGATACTGAGAATGGACTGGTAAACCCAACACCCACACAACAGGTTCTAGCTTTGGGTCTGTAAATGACTATAATCATTTCTGCCATGCTGTGAAAGCAGCTATGAGAACAAGTAGTGTAGGAATGCACTAGGTATGCCCATGAGACCTACTAAGTCTGCTGAAAGGACAGAAACTCCTAATTATCCATCACTCTTCTTTTCCTGGGGAACCACAAGAAGCTTCTTAAAAGTTATGTGAATGAAATTATACTAAGAATCTCAAGAAAATAAGGCTCATTATTTTTAGAGACAGTCACACAGCATAGCTCAGGCTAACCTAGACTTCTGTCttgcagactggccttgaaattgTAACAACTCTCCTGCTTCAGtcagtctcctaagtgctaggaagATTTCTCATGGGCAGAAAAGATAATGTGTCTGCCCTAAAGTACAGTGATTTGCTGCTCTATAATGGGAAACGGGAAGAATGACAAATGACAAATTTGGGCATTACAGAAAACTGTAAAATGTCTAcagaaaaagaatcaaaaataaGAACACAAATAGGCACTAAAAATTTGCCAAACCTGTTTTAGTGTTTGTGAGTAAACAATAGAATAAAGGGTTATTTGTGGCACCACAGGTTAACTTACTAGTGTCTAAACTACTGAGGTAACTGACTTCCCCTCCTGAGCAACAGTTAACTGCCAGTATTTCCTCAGAGAGGGGGAGGATCTTTCATCTTGCTAACTACCTTATAAGACCTCAGGGAGGGCCAGGCCTCTTGCTCCCTCCATGAGTTGATGGTGGTGGCCTAATCTTGTACAGTTCTTGTATCATGGTCACTAAGAGTTCAAATCGCAAAACTACCTTTTATTGGGTTTATTAGTAAGACAGTGAAAAGATACAATTGGTTATTTTATCAAAACAAACCTTAAAACTGGTTTCCTGAGAAAAATCACAGTTCTGTGAAACTGTTTCATTCTGTGAAAATGACAGTTTGGGAGGTAGTAATCTGCTTTTATAATAAAGTGCTAAAACAtgatttatatttgcttttctatGACATGAAGTTAAAAATTCATGTTGTCTTTCATGGTTAAATCTTTTATGGTTAAACTTGTCTAAGATTTCCAaagaaaccttggaaagaaaacatttgtccTTTCAACGTGTAAGAGgaaatgttaagagaaattaactTTGCTACATCAGTATTGACAACTCACAGGGGGAAAGGCAAAGCAAAAGAGGGGCTCAGCCTTATCTACAGTCATCTTGGGAGAAGATCATGTTAACATAAGTACAGTTAGGATTCAAATGTGTAGCTTCTCCATCTACAATTCAACCAACTGCAGACTGAAAATGTTAGAAAAACGTGTTTGTACTAAAGAAGTATAATTCTTTATCATCCTTCCCTAAACAATCAAGAATGAAAGCTATTTCCATTCcatttccattgttttgtttctaagtGACCTATGGTTGGCATGATTTATAGGGACGAGCCaagtgtagtggcacacacctgtagtcccagataCCTAGGCTGACAGAGGAGAATCAAATATTCTCCCAAATATGAGATCAGCCTAGGCAATATAGCGAATTCCTGTTCAAATGAGATGTTGAGACAAAATATAGGGAAAATGGGTGTATATTGTAAGTAAATATAACACTATTCTATATAATGAACTTAAGCATGAATTATATCTTCATATCTACAAGGATCTGGGAACTAATATTGAATACTGGGGAATAAAAGTATTATATTTTACAAGTTCTAGGTTATATGGGAACTTTTTAGAGCCCTACTTTTAATTATCAGGGTCCTGTTGGTGCCTTCCCTATGATATTAGGTAATAAAATTATGGTATTACcataattttaaacaatttacTGAAataacaaccataaaattatggtTATttcagtaaatttaaaaaaagactgaatcttcccttttaaatttttgttaggTAGAAGAGTAATTTTTGAATAAGGATGCACATTACACTTTTCTATATAGCTTTATTTAACATATACACACCTACAAATTACTACATGTGTCTTTGAAATGTGCTTAGTCAGTATTAGAGCTATTTGGccaaaataatctttttatatTAGTTTTGTTATCTTACTTTGTATATCTATTTTCTATTCCTTCTTCCAGTAGTATATACAGttctattatatttattatgtgctCTCACCTGATGGTTCACTTGGAAAAATTATTAGAAGTTACCATTGAATTACAAGGACTTAGGTTTTAGTCTTCtctggataattttttttttatctaaaataAACCAACAAGTGTTTCAGAGTCCAGTGAAAATGGacttcagccgggcagtggtggtgtacacctgtaatcccagcacttaggaggcagaggcaggcggatttctgagttcgaggccagcctggtctacagagtgagtccaggacagccagggctacacagagaaaccctgtctcaaaaaacaaacaaaaacgaaaacaaaacaaacaaacaaaaaaagaaaatggacttcAGTGACTTTGGAGAATATGACACAGGCTCCTCATATCATAATGTAAGTGCTTTTCAGACCATGTAAGTGGCCAGTTTAAGAACAGGGCctgcctggagagatgactctgaggttaagagcacttccagaaGATCAGGTTCAATTCCTAAGAGCCACACAGCAGCTTACAGCCAGCTGTTAACTCCAGTCCCCGAGGATATGACACTTCTTTCTCAGCTCCAGTAGTAATGTacacacgtggtacacagatatacatatagccaaaacacacattcacataaaataaaatgttttttaaattacaaaacagTTTAATACTGGAAAGTTAGCATAATACCTAACAGAACAAGATTTTGGTTAACAAAGCCCAACTCAAGTCCTGGTTTCCAAACCTGTATAGCCTACCCCAAGTAAGATATACGTGGTTGTTCTTGAACGTGAGTTCTTGAGTACTTTCTTATACCACCTCTAGGACAGGAGAGGGTGGTGGTCATAACTGGTAGTCCCAGTACCCAACCTGAGCACCAGGCAGAGCTAACTGCTCTTTAGAAATGTAGCCTGAGCATGCGTGGACAGGGAAGGAAAAAGATGCAGCTATTGATACGTCAAAATGTCACTGTTCAGGGGAAAGAGGGAATGTTCAAGATCACATGAAAAGGACACTAGGACCTGACAGTAAAGTCTTCTGATTCTGTTGTGAAAGCTCACTGGACAGTGTCTGAGAAGTCCTGTCTAAAAGGCCAGCAGCAGTAGAGGCCTAGGAGCTGAGGAAAAGTGAGCACGCCAAATGTGGACACTTCCAGGCAGGGGCCCCGGAGCTAAGTCGGAGCAGCTCCTGCTTGTTAGCTATCCCATGTATGTTCTGTGAACATATTAGGGGCAGAGTTCATACATAATACGAGAAAACTCTCGAAAACACAGGCTAAGCGTCCGATGACAGGTGCTGCACTGCTCTATGACATATACTATCACTGAAAACACAGAGCTCCCTCTGAGAATGGTACTgacaactatgttcataactgaAAATGTTCATAAACAGGTTCGTTAATGCTGTGTAACTATTTAGACCTGCTTGAGTTACATGGCAGTTAGACAGTAGCATTTCTCTACTATTGTTAGTTTACCCGTGTGCCTAAGACAGATGGCGCATTCTAGTACTCGAAAGACAGgggtcagatctctgtgagttcaaggtcagcctggtctatggagtgagtcccaggacagccaggactgtgtagagaccctgtttcaaaaaataagatgaggaggaaatagaggaggaggaggaggaggaggaggaggaggaggaggaggaggaggaggaggaggaggaggaggaacaggaggagaaagaagaggaggaggaaataaaagACTGTGGAAGCATATATTCTACACAGCATCATAGCACTATATACCTGCTAATCCTTGTATAAATCCTTTTAGAATGAGGCCGAAATTCTAAAAATTCAAAAGGGAAACCAcccatattttctattttacatattttattattctttaatcttcttttacagTCTGGTCATTATCCCCCCTCAGACTGTCctctgttcctcatcccatacctcctcgtCCTGTCTCCAAGTGAATGTCCCTACCCCACAAtccctaccccaccagacctccccactccctggggctccaagtctctcaagggtttggtgtgtcttctctcactgagagcAGCCCAGGCAGTCCACTGTTGTGTGTTGTGGGTCCTCGGACCACCtagtgcatgctgcctggttggtggctcggtGTCTGAGAGGTCTcaggggtccagttagttgacactgctggtcttctatggtcctcctcagcttcttccagcttgtCCCTTCTGGTTTGACCATCATTGCTCAGTGCTCTGGGAGGGCTCCTGACCCTTGAACCTCACACCAACATTATGTCACACAtggtctcccccaccccactgccaTTATCTTCTAACCTGGGACCTAAACACCAAGGAAGCTTCCTACCACAGTCTGTCTTCATCCACCCGTCTCCAGTTAGCAGCATCTCATTGGAAATCTAATGTGTCTCGGAGGCTGAAGCTCCCAAGGCCTTGTGAGCTCACACACTACCAGGACAGCTTCTCTGCCCTCTACCTTAACCAAATCCTCCCACCGCCACCAAAGTCAACCGTGCTTACACCTCACCACCTCCTCCCACCAAGACCACTGCAGACCACCGTCCACATGGTCCCTATTAGAAATTTCCCGTGGAAATCAGGTTCCCCACATTAACCACAGCTTCaaacccaccaccaccctccTGGGTAGtgcaaaatgaaaagaacaaaaggagTCAAGACCCGTGGCTTCCGTTTAGTTGCTTTAATAGCATGTTTGATTAGTTCCCCCAGCGAGGACCACACTGGGGTTGGTTGCCACAGAAGGTGCGGTGGACCTCCAGGCTCTTGACACTCAGGCGTCGTCAGTTCTCATCGGGTTCTGATGACTCAAGCAcagatctggtgccttctttgAAGAGTTGTTGGAGCTGGTCGTTGTTCTGGACCACCCGGCACACATGCTCTGGTGCTATGCGCTTCCTGCCGCAGGTGTGGGCCTCTTCCCCAGCCAGTTCCAGGATGTTGGATGTCAAGTACTCCAGCACACCCGCGAGGAACACTGGCGCTGAAGAGCTTAAGCGCCTAGAATAGTTTCCTTCCCGTAGGAAGCGATCTACACGGCTAACTGGAAACTGTAGCTCAGCTCTTGTGGAGCGGGATATGTTTCGTCTTCTCCTTTTCCCAGCAGCCATGGTGCCGATGTGATGGTTTTGGCTCAGCGGCGCCTTTCTGCTGGCCTGAGTCTCTCCAAATAACCAACCTTCTCACCGCCCATGCATTTAACCTTGAGGGGACTTTGTTACAACATACTTTATGATGTCACTGGTAGCCACTGAACTCTCATGTTCAGTGCAGAAATGCCCATATTAGGAAAAAGCTCACCTTACTCAATATatcctttttatcttttctcattttcctgtgtgtaagtgcatgtttGCGTGTGTAGACATGCACATAAAGGCCTGAAGTTGATAACTAGACTCACCCTTGATCACTCTTCTATCTTATGTACTGAGACAAGACCTCTCAATCCAAGCCAGAGCTCACCAATAGTCTTACTTGCTCTGGAGACTCTGCCCTAGCCTCCCacaactggaattacaggcaggccACCAAGCCCACCTGCTTACACCTTCCTCTTACAGGAACTCTTTCCATTTGATTTTTATACTCTGGCAAGACCTATATGTTCAATGGTTTCTCCTTGATATGATGAAATTTTTCTAGATTTTAGAATCTAATATGACAGGTAACAGTTATCATGGTACAACACTGTAAATATATTAAAACCATTGAATTTGTTCTATGAATTAGAGtgcatttaaagaaagaaagaaaaagaaagaaggcaggaaggaaggaaggaaggaaggaaggaaggaaggaaggaaggaaggaaggaaggaaggaaggaaggaaggaaggaaggaaggaaggaagaaaaaaaataaccatcCAGTAATATAGCTGGCTCCCATGATTCCTAAGTCAAGATCACAGAAGATGACCCAGTTTTACAGTTGGAAGCAGTACCATACTGTAAGGAAGTCTAAACTCTTTCCACATGAAAAGAGGCGAGAGTCCAAAAACATGTCAGTAAATCACTCTACAATGATTTAAAGCTCCCACATATTTGAGCCCCCTCAGCTGGTCTACACAGAGTAAATGAACTTTTTCCTTTTGAGCTCTAGCCAAAATACAGATTTACAAACTCCCcttgtagccaggcagtgatggcacacacctttaatcccagcacttgggaggcagacgcaggtggatttctaagttggaggccagcctggtctacagagttccaggacagccagggctacacagagaaaccctgtctcaagcaaaactaaataaataaaaaataaaaataaaaacaaaaaaatttcccCTTGCCCCCcaaaaatgttatt from Apodemus sylvaticus chromosome X, mApoSyl1.1, whole genome shotgun sequence includes these protein-coding regions:
- the LOC127675215 gene encoding histone H2A-Bbd type 1-like — translated: MAAGKRRRRNISRSTRAELQFPVSRVDRFLREGNYSRRLSSSAPVFLAGVLEYLTSNILELAGEEAHTCGRKRIAPEHVCRVVQNNDQLQQLFKEGTRSVLESSEPDEN